The window ATCGCGAGGGTCTGTATTTGAAAGAGAGAGGCTTCGTGCTGGGACTGGTAGTTTACCCAGATCAGCGAAGAGAGAATGACCGTCACTGCCATGGCGATCATCATCTCGGGCAGACTGAAACCCTCGACATGGGGTGAGGCCTGTCTGCCGGAGCCGGCACGGCGGGAGAAGGCCCGGTGAAAAGAGGGTTTTGAACGGGAGAAACCCACTGGATCATTCCTCCGGCGTTTCGGCGATACGCAGCCGGCCGGCGCAGGAGAGGATGACTCCGAGGCTTCGGCCGCAGCGGTTTTCAAGGAAAACGGATCCCATGCCGAGTCCGCCGGTGCTCGAAACCGGGATCCCGTTCGGCCGGAATCCGACGGCAGGATGACTGCCAGCATTGCAGTCGAAGGAAATTCTTTCGACCCCGCCTTTTTCACGGGCCAACGAGATGCCCGGGTAGTCCCTCCAGCGGACCTGCTCGAGGATGGGTTCCCCCTCATCACGACTCAAATCGGCATCGAGATCGGAAAAGACGGTAAAGCCGCTGATAGAGCCTCCGCTGTCACGGTCGAAGACAAGGCCTGCAAGGGTGTTGCCCCGGGCCGCGGAGTTTTTTGCCATCTGGAAGCCCTGGTAAAGGTCTTGGACCGCGTTTCTCAGACGCCACTGGTGAACCGTTTGGGAAAGAACGGGGATCGCGGCTGCGGCGAATGTCCCCGCGATGAAGAGGACGGCCAGGAGTTCGACGAGCGTAAAACCTTTGCAGTGGATAAACATGAATCGACCTCACGGCGATTGAAAGGGGGCGGAGCAGGCCGTTCAAATGAAACCCATTTAAAAGGAGCGGAGCAGCAATAGATGTGCCAGGAGGCAGAGGACCTTTTTTGATGAATGATCTTGGGGGCTTAATGATTCAAGCGGATGGCCGTATCGAGGCGGTATGCACAGGCTGAAGGGCGTTTTTTTTACGCTCGGCTGCAATCTCGAGAGTTTTTTGGATGCAAGGGGCGTGTCCAGGGCGTTCCTGAGGATGAGGGGCGCTTCCTCGGCGATTTTCCAGGGCTACATAAAAAAAGGCAATCCGCACGGAGGGGCGGATTGCCTGGTCGAATCGCGGGGTGCTTAGATCTTTTCGACGTTTTTCGCAGCGGGGCCTTTGGTGCCCTGTTCCACATCGAAGCTCACGCGGTCGCCCTCGGCCAGCGATTTGAAGCCGGTGCCTTTGATCGCGGAGAAGTGAACAAAAACGTCTGAGCCCTCATCCTGTTGAATAAAACCGAATCCTTTTTGGTCGTTAAACCACTTGACGGTGCCTTTTGCCACAGTGCCCAACCTCCTTTCAACAAAAGTTCAACCTGTTCCCCATCCGAGGTCGTCACTCTGACAAATGGATCACTACCTGCGAATGAAGCCGGCCCGGATGCCCTACCGGGATAATTCAGGGAAATACTATAAATTATCCCGCAAAAAACGCAAGAGATATTTTCAAAATTTTAACGAGTGCACCGGCTTTTTTAAAACCGGCCTCGATGAATATGCTATCTTGGCCGGGGACCGCCGGCAAAGCATGCATCGCCCAGGCTTGCCGTTTCCCGCAGTGCACTTTCTGAATACTCAATGCTCCCCTTCGCCGGAGTCGTCCGGGAAGAGTCCGCCTGTCAGACCGTCTTTCAGGTTCACATAGCCTTCCTCGCAGATGCGCAGATAGGGGATGGCGGCGCCGGTCAGCGTGACGAACGAAAGCGCCGGGTCTGGAAAAGTTACGCCCATCTCCCGGATGACCCGGGCCATCCTGTTCAACTTCTCAGCTACGGTCTCGATCGGTTCGAGGGACATATATCCAAAGACCGGCAGGGAAATTTCTTCGACCACCCGGCCGCCGGCGCAGATGACGAAGCCGCCCTGCAGGTCGAGGATGCGGTTGACCGCCGTGGCCATGTCGTCCTCGTTTGCACCTGCGACAATGATGTCGGTGGAGTCCCATGCGGCGCTGATGGCTACAGCTCCGTGCGTCATGTGAAGGCCCTTGATGAAGCCCGTAAATGTCTTGCCCGGAGTGATCCGGCGGTCGATGGCGGCGATCTTGACAATGTCCTTTTGTGGATCGGCCGATATCCGCCCTTCGGCGACAGGCAGATCCAGGCGGCGCTCGGCGGTGACGAGATCCGTCACCATTTCCATGGCGCGCACTCGGACCCTCGGACCTTTGGCGGGGCTTGCCACATCGAAATCAGCGGCTTCCATCCGTCTCGGGAGATGAATGGTGCTGAGGCTCGCCTCGCAGAATGGATGACGGCGGGGCTGGATCAGGAGCCGCCCCTTTTCAGCGATGACCCGGCCGTTCGAGACGACCCATTCCGCCCGGATCGTGCGGATGTCGGGGATGACGACCAAATCGGCATATCGACCTGGTGCGATGCCTCCGATCAGGTGATCCAAATGAAAATGCTCGGCGACGTTCAGGGTCGCCATGCGGATGGCGTCCATCGGTGCGAAGCCGCAGTCGATGGCCTTCTGGACGACGCATTCCAGGTAGCCGTTCGATACCAGATCATCCGGCGCGACGCTGTCGGTGCAGACGCTCACACGCCGCAGGTCCACGCCGGTCTCCAATATGCCGGCCAGGACCTCCAGGTCTTTCCGGACGCCTCCTTCCCGGAGCATGACGTTGACTCCCAGGCGCAGGCGTTCGAGCACCTCCATCGGCTTGACCGGTTCGTGGCAAGAGGTGATGCCCATTGCGGTGTAAGCCTGGAGTTTGCGGGTGCTCGCTCCGGCCGTATGGCCCTCCAGCACCATTCCGCGCCTGCGCGTTTCGAGCAGGGCAGGGAGGTAGACCTCCGGCGACTGGATCACCGCCTGCCAGTAGGACTCGCCGATGCCCACCGTCTCGGGCCGATCAGCCAGTATCCTGAGATCGTCGAGCGCGATGCCTCGGCAGGCGTGGCTGATGGAGACCATGGCGGGCATCGTGGTGAAGATCTTGATCGGTTGATCGCCCAGGGCCTCGGCGAAATCGATGGCCCCGTCGATGCCTGCCACAGGGTAGGGCTCCATCATTTCCGCGATCAGGCTCGTTGTGCCGCCTTTCATAACATAGCGTAGGAATTCGCTCGGGAGGCACGGGTTCGAGATGTGGGTGTGACCGTCGATCAGCCCGGGGATGACGGTCTTGCCGGCGGCGTCGATGACGCGGGTTTCGCGCCCGATGGAGGTCCGGGGATCCTCCCCCGTGTAAGCGATCCAACGCCCGCTGACGCACACCCCCTGGTTCGGAAGGATTTCGCCGGTATAGACATTGACGAGATTCGCGTTTACGATGGCCAGATCGGCCGGCCTTCGCCCGAGGGCCGTGTCCATGAGCCATGTGGCCTCATCGAGGGTCATGGCAGTCATAATAGCGCTGTGGGTGTCGTTCATGCACCTGCTCCTTTGAAGATGGTCTCGCCCATGCCCGGCATGGGTATCACCGGGGTGAGTCGCGCCTTCCGCCGAAAACGATGGTGAAGGGGTTGGTGTCTCCTCCCTGGAATGAAAATAGGGGTCCCGGGCGCTTGCAGGCGGAAGGCGGTGTAAGGCATATATACAACTCTGCCTGAAGAAGGTCAAAGCCTGAGAGCGCGCAAGGACCCT of the Desulfatiglans anilini DSM 4660 genome contains:
- a CDS encoding pilus assembly FimT family protein, with amino-acid sequence MFIHCKGFTLVELLAVLFIAGTFAAAAIPVLSQTVHQWRLRNAVQDLYQGFQMAKNSAARGNTLAGLVFDRDSGGSISGFTVFSDLDADLSRDEGEPILEQVRWRDYPGISLAREKGGVERISFDCNAGSHPAVGFRPNGIPVSSTGGLGMGSVFLENRCGRSLGVILSCAGRLRIAETPEE
- a CDS encoding cold-shock protein codes for the protein MAKGTVKWFNDQKGFGFIQQDEGSDVFVHFSAIKGTGFKSLAEGDRVSFDVEQGTKGPAAKNVEKI
- a CDS encoding adenine deaminase C-terminal domain-containing protein, producing the protein MNDTHSAIMTAMTLDEATWLMDTALGRRPADLAIVNANLVNVYTGEILPNQGVCVSGRWIAYTGEDPRTSIGRETRVIDAAGKTVIPGLIDGHTHISNPCLPSEFLRYVMKGGTTSLIAEMMEPYPVAGIDGAIDFAEALGDQPIKIFTTMPAMVSISHACRGIALDDLRILADRPETVGIGESYWQAVIQSPEVYLPALLETRRRGMVLEGHTAGASTRKLQAYTAMGITSCHEPVKPMEVLERLRLGVNVMLREGGVRKDLEVLAGILETGVDLRRVSVCTDSVAPDDLVSNGYLECVVQKAIDCGFAPMDAIRMATLNVAEHFHLDHLIGGIAPGRYADLVVIPDIRTIRAEWVVSNGRVIAEKGRLLIQPRRHPFCEASLSTIHLPRRMEAADFDVASPAKGPRVRVRAMEMVTDLVTAERRLDLPVAEGRISADPQKDIVKIAAIDRRITPGKTFTGFIKGLHMTHGAVAISAAWDSTDIIVAGANEDDMATAVNRILDLQGGFVICAGGRVVEEISLPVFGYMSLEPIETVAEKLNRMARVIREMGVTFPDPALSFVTLTGAAIPYLRICEEGYVNLKDGLTGGLFPDDSGEGEH